From the Lepisosteus oculatus isolate fLepOcu1 chromosome 1, fLepOcu1.hap2, whole genome shotgun sequence genome, one window contains:
- the cxxc4 gene encoding CXXC-type zinc finger protein 4, producing the protein MSNINNALCVENGQSAEPSILQKDNLQESGLNPVLDYNAEMERYRSFANFYKTNGAFPQTAKIARITTPIFPSARIGVSPWNCDNAMLWGRKSAAINSNRTSMHRNDSQRPGKPGVPPETLQMANNNFLTTLSPEHCRPLAGECMNKLKCGAAEAEIMNLPERVGTFSAIPALGGISLPPGVIVMTALHSPAASAAVTDSAFQIANLADCPQNNSSASSGNPAKKKRKRCGVCAPCRRLINCGVCSSCRNRKTGHQICKFRKCEELKKKPGTSLERTPVTGGEAFRWFF; encoded by the exons ATGTCTAATATAAACAATGCTCTTTGTGTTGAGAATGGACAGAGCGCTGAGCCTTCTATATTACAAAAGGATAATCTTCAAGAGAGTGGATTAAACCCCGTTTTGGATTATAATGCCGAAATGGAAAGGTACAGATCTTTTGCAAACTTTTATAAAACGAATGGGGCATTTCCACAGACAGCGAAGATTGCTCGTATAACGACGCCAATTTTTCCCAGTGCCAGAATTGGTGTGTCCCCTTGGAACTGCGATAACGCTATGCTCTGGGGAAGGAAATCAGCAGCAATAAACTCTAATAGGACCAGCATGCATAGAAATGACTCCCAGAGGCCGGGGAAGCCTGGCGTGCCGCCAGAGACGTTGCAAATGGCAAATAATAATTTCCTCACTACCTTATCCCCCGAACACTGCAGACCTTTAGCAGGAGAATGCATGAACAAGCTGAAATGCGGCGCTGCTGAAGCAGAGATAATGAATCTCCCAGAACGCGTTGGAACTTTTTCCGCTATTCCGGCTTTAGGGGGCATCTCATTACCTCCCGGGGTCATCGTCATGACAGCCCTTCACTCCCCCGCAGCCTCAGCAGCCGTTACAGACAGTGCGTTTCAAATTGCCAATCTGGCAGACTGCCCACAGAATAATTCCTCGGCATCCAGTGGAAACCCTGCgaagaagaaaaggaaaaggtgTGGGGTCTGTGCACCCTGTAGGAGGCTAATCAACTGCGGGGTTTGTAGCAGTTGTCGGAATCGCAAAACCGGCCACCAGATCTgcaaatttaggaaatgtgaaGAGTTGAAGAAAAAGCCAGGCACGTCGCTTGAG CGGACTCCTGTCACTGGCGGCGAAGCCTTCAGGTGGTTCTTCTAG